In Antarcticibacterium arcticum, the genomic stretch CTTCGACTTTAAAGCCGGCTTCGGGAAATATTGATGCGGCTTCTCTCAGCTTTTCAGGAGAAAAAACCACGCGGCGGTCCGGCGGTGTTTTTCGTTCTTTGATAAGGGCAAATTTGATCATGTTTGGTATAAGTTTTGTTTATATACGGGAGTTGTTCAAAGATATAAATTTTAAACTGTATCTTTGCATCTTCGCCCGTGGAAGCTTGTCGTTGAAGGCAGGTTTACAGGGGAAAGTTCTTGAAATTATGGGGTCGACTTGGATTTGACAGCGAGTCTAATTGAGTTGTAAGCACGTAGAGCGCTGGGATATAGCTCTTAAATCTCATATTTCACACTTTTTAAACGGCGAGAATAACTACGCCTTGGCTGCATAATCTGAATTATAGTAGGATTATCTTAGTCCCTACAAGGTAGGGAGCCGAGATGTCTCGTGGAAGCCTTGATTTACGGCGGCCACACCCGAGACACCGAAAAAGTAAATATAGGAAGCGCAGGGCCTTGATGTTCTTCTGAAATCTAATTGAGGATAAGTGTAAGATTGGTGGTTTTCGGCCGGTCTTACATCGAAAACCAAGCGAAAAATAAACGTGTAGAAAGCTTCTGAATTACTTGTTTGGACGAGGGTTCGAAACCCTCCGACTCCACATGAAGCGCGGCTATGCCGCGGATTGAAAAAGTAAAAATTCCGCCAAAAGTTTTAGTTTGAGCGGAATTTTTATGTTTTAAGACGCCCGTCCCGGGAGGGACGGTCGGGCATAGCTGCATTTCCTAATGAGAAGTTCCAAGGGTTCTGCAAAGCCTCCGACTCCACAATCAAGCGCAGCTATGCTGCGAATTAAAAGAAATAAAAATCTGCCGGGCCTTTTCGCCTGAGCAGATTTTTTTTGTTTTAAGACGCCTGGCCCGATAGGAACAGTAAAGCATAGCTGCACCTGCCTGCCGGCAGGCAGGTTTGCAGGATGGGAGCTCCAAGGGTTCTGTAAACCCTCCGACTCCACAATCAAGCGCAGCTATGCCGCGGATTAAAAAAGTAAAAACTCCGCCAAACCTATAAATAATATTTTTTCTATATCTTAACTCCCGCTACCCTACCGCCCTACCGGTAGTAATCAAATTTTTATGAAAATACTTCTCCCCGCCCTCCTGTTATTTACAAATCTGCTTTTTGCTCAAACCGATTTAAATGTAAATTGGAATACCCTGGATTCTCTGGAGGTTCATGGCCTGATAGAAAGTGCAAACGAAAAAACACTGGAGATCATAAGCATTGCCAAAGAAGAAAAAAGTTTTCCCGATCTCATTAAAGGGAAGATTTTTCATTATAAATTCTATCAAATCAAAAATGAATCTGCAGCTTCCTATATCTTAAGAGATCTCAACACAAGCATCAGTTCAATTCCCACCCCTTATAAGAATGTTCTCCTAAGCTATAAAGCAGATTTCCTAAAGCAGTATTTTGAAGACAACAGGTGGAAAAACAGGGGAAGAAAAGAAATTGACGATCCAGACCTTTTAGACATGGAAACCTGGTCAAATCATATCCTGTTGGATTCAATTGCATCTGCATTTTACAAATCCCTGGAGAATGAAGAAGTTTTAATTAAAACTCCCGTAGAAAATTTTGAAGATCTGCTTCAGCAAAAAAAACTTAACCGTATATACAGGCCAACACTCTATGACTTACTAGTACACCAGGCACTGGATTTCTTCTCAAATTCATCTAACACTCCCGTGGAAGGAGCCGGTGAGCAATACATCCTTAAAAATCCAACTCTTTATGGGCCTTCTACCCAATTCCTGAAAATGGAATTTTCTAAAGATGTACCTTCCACCCACCAACGTGTATTGAGGCTGTACCAAAAGCTGGAAACCCTGCATAAAGAGACCGCCCCGCTTGTGTATGCAATCTTAAACAGGCTTGAATACGTAAACACCTATTATACAGGTGCTCAAAAGTGGCAAAACTACGAGGATGCAATCCTGGCTATGAATGGTAAGTATAAAGGGGAGCTCCCGGCTGCCCTTATTTTGTTGAAAATAGCAGAAATGTATTATGATCGTTCCGGTGAAACTGATGAGAACGGAAAGCTTCTGCATCCCGATTTTTTACAAAAAGCAGTCGCGCTTACAGAGGAGATCATCAGGAAATATCCCAACACAGATAGTTCTCAAATGGCTGCCCGGTTAAAGAGCAGTATTACATCAGTGAGCGTGGGAGCTAAGATTCCTGCTATTCTTAGCCATAATGAACCCGGAAGAATTTTTCTTAACTATAAAGGCCTGGATAGCCTTGAGTTAAAGATCATTAAAGTAAAACACGATTTTCAAAACAAAATTACTTACAGAAACAGGGATTCTATTATACACTCTGTAGCCTCAAAAGAAACTCCTGTAATATCAAAGTTATACAGCTTACCCCAATCGGCCGATTTTAATAATCATTCCACCGAACTGGCCTTTCCCGGCTTGGAAAAGGGAAATTACCTCGTATTTGTTTCAGAAAAGAAACCTGGAAAAAAGAATAATTTCAGTTTTTCTTTTATGCAGGTAACAGATCTGGTCCTGACACAGCGGGGATACGATCAATTTCAGATTTATAAAACACTGGACAGAAAATCCGGTAAAAGAATTGCACAGGCAAAACTGCAGTTTTTTACCGATAGAACCAGAGTGGGCAAAACTCTTCTAACAGATAATAAAGGCGAAGTAAAAGAAAACAATACCAGTAGTAGACAACGTTCCCCCCAAATTTTGGTGATAAAAAAAGGAGATACACTTAATACTAATTACTGGCAGTCATACTACAGGAGGAATTATAATAATGCAGTTGAGGAACCCACTGCCACCACATTGTTGTACCTGGACAGGGCCATTTATCGACCGGGACAAAAAGTTTATTTTAAAGGGGTGCTGCTAACCCAGGAAAATAAGAAAACTTCCACTGTACCCAATGAATTTGTAGAGGTTTATGTAGATGACCCAAATGGGGAGGAGCTGCATTATTTCAGGCTTAAGACCAATAAATACGGATCTTTTAACGGGGAGTTTCTCCTACCTACCGGTGGAATTACAGGGGAATTTTCTATTTACACCGAAGAGGACACCGAAACTGAAACTATTTTCTGGAATAAGATACAGGAGGCTGGGGAGTTTTTTGAAAATGGAGTTTCCTTTCGGGTAGAAGAATATAAACGACCCACATTTGAGGTGAAATTTGATAGCATTGATGCGATTTATAAACCTGGAGATACTATTTCTATTACCGGGCAGGCGCTTTCCTTTTCGGGAGCACCTATTAGTAATTCCCGGCTAATCTACGAGGTGCAAAGGCAAAAACAAAATTACTCCCGTTGGTACCAGCATTATTCCGACCCTGTGCCCGTAAAGCTCGATACCATTGACACAGGTGCTGACGGTAAATTCAACATTCAATTTCCTGCTCTATTTAACGAAGAAGATCTTATGGAGGAGAATTTACTTTACAAATTCAATATTACGGCCACGGTAACCGATGCTTCGGGAGAAACTCGGGAAGCCACTACCTCCCTTAAATTAGGGAAAAAAAATCTGCTCGCAAGTCTGAATATTGCTGAAGAGATCAATACCGGCTCAAAACTGCAACCTGTCATAGAGGCTACCAATTTAAATTCTGTTCCGGTTGAAGTAACAGGCAGCCTGAAGATATATAAACTTCAAAGCCCGGATAGGGTCCTTAAAGCGAGATTATGGGAAGCTCCCGAAATTCAGCAAATCCCGGAAAAAGAATTTATCGAACTCTTTCCCGAAGAACCTTATGCTTCTGAAAATGACCCTAAAAACTGGCCAAAAGGAGAATTGAGTTATACCTATAACTTTTCGGGTGCGGGCTCTTTTGAACCTGAAATAGATTTGACAGGCTGGTACGCAGGAAAATATCTTGCAGAAGTATTGGTAGATAATGGCAATTTTACCGCAACAGCTGCAAAAGTTTTAACGCTCCGGGATCCGCAAAACCTTTATTCCACTGCCAATGAGAGGTTCAGTCTAAACATTCTAAATTCAAAATATCTGGAGGAAGGTTTTGTTTCCATTGTACTCCAAACAGCTTACAAAGATCTCAGGTTGGAAGTAGCTGCGTTTGATGGTTACAAAAAAGTTTTTGATCAATTTATAGAAGTTAACAGTCGAAAGGAATTAAAAATTCCTGTTTCGGGACTTAGTGGCAGGGAGATTGAAATTCAGGTAACCGGGGTGAAAAATAATTCCGGAATCACTGTAACCAAAAGGATCTCATTGGAGAGAGAAAAGACTTTTTTAAATATAGAAACCGGTACCTTCAGAAATAAGATCGAACCGGGAGCCGAAGAAACCTGGAGTTTTAAAATAACCAACGAAAAAGACGCGGTTCCTGATGCAGAGATCCTTGCTTCTATGTACGACGCGTCTTTGGACCAATTCGCAACTACTGCCTGGAATCTCAATCCAGGATTTTCACAAGAATACTTAAGATTTCCTTCCTATAATCTCTCCAATGTTGGAAATGTTCAATTTCTTGAAAACAGGTTCAACGATACCCCTTCCTACAGTCCCGGGAAAAGGGTTTTTGACAGATTACAAATGTTCGGTTTTAGGTTTAACAGTCCCAATAGTTATGTTTATCGCCAGTACCTGCGCCAAAAAACATTAAGCGCCAATAATGCAAATGAGTTAACCGGAAATACCCGCGGGAGTGTTATGGATAATGAGGGCATGCCCCTGCCTGGGGTAATGGTGATCATACAAGGATCTACCAAAGGAACCAGCACTAATTTTGACGGAGAATTTGCCCTTGACGCCCAGCCGGGAGATATTCTAATATTCTCCTCTATCGGTTTTACAACCTGGGAACATTTAGTTGAAAAAGATAAGAATATCTATGTCATTATGAAAGAAGATTCTTCAAGTCTGGATGAAGTAGTCGTGGTTGGTTATGGAGATGTTAATGAAGAGGAGATATCCATTTCAGAAGAAGCTATGGTTAGTGAAGATTTTGAAATGGCTCTTGCAGGCAAGGTTGCGGGCTTATCTATATCTCCTGCCGCCCCGGGAGGAGCCGCCCACATTAGAATTCGCGGTGCTTCTTCTATACCGGATGGAAAAAACCCACTATATATTGTTGATGGAGAAATTGTCACTACTGCCGACTTATATTCTGCAGATATTGCCGACTTAAAAATTCTGGATGGTGCTGCGGCTACAGCTATTTATGGACAGGCTGCAGCTAATGGAGCAGTGATCATATCTACCAAAACCGGAATGCTTGCTTTGCAAAATGTAGAGGCAAGGAAGAATCTTGATGAAACTGCCATCTTTTTTCCAAATCTCAGCCTGGATCAGGAAGGAAAGGTAAACTTCTCCTTTACTTCCCCCGAAGCACTTACACAATGGAAATTGCGCTTACTGGCGCATACCAACACCTGGTCCACCGGCACTTATGAGGGTTATGTACGTACGCAGAAAGAGTTAAGTATTACTCCCAATGCACCCAGGTTTTTACGGGAAGGTGACAGCATCACTTTTAAAGCAAGGATCTCAAATCTTTCCGGAGCACCACTTAACGGTAC encodes the following:
- a CDS encoding alpha-2-macroglobulin family protein translates to MKILLPALLLFTNLLFAQTDLNVNWNTLDSLEVHGLIESANEKTLEIISIAKEEKSFPDLIKGKIFHYKFYQIKNESAASYILRDLNTSISSIPTPYKNVLLSYKADFLKQYFEDNRWKNRGRKEIDDPDLLDMETWSNHILLDSIASAFYKSLENEEVLIKTPVENFEDLLQQKKLNRIYRPTLYDLLVHQALDFFSNSSNTPVEGAGEQYILKNPTLYGPSTQFLKMEFSKDVPSTHQRVLRLYQKLETLHKETAPLVYAILNRLEYVNTYYTGAQKWQNYEDAILAMNGKYKGELPAALILLKIAEMYYDRSGETDENGKLLHPDFLQKAVALTEEIIRKYPNTDSSQMAARLKSSITSVSVGAKIPAILSHNEPGRIFLNYKGLDSLELKIIKVKHDFQNKITYRNRDSIIHSVASKETPVISKLYSLPQSADFNNHSTELAFPGLEKGNYLVFVSEKKPGKKNNFSFSFMQVTDLVLTQRGYDQFQIYKTLDRKSGKRIAQAKLQFFTDRTRVGKTLLTDNKGEVKENNTSSRQRSPQILVIKKGDTLNTNYWQSYYRRNYNNAVEEPTATTLLYLDRAIYRPGQKVYFKGVLLTQENKKTSTVPNEFVEVYVDDPNGEELHYFRLKTNKYGSFNGEFLLPTGGITGEFSIYTEEDTETETIFWNKIQEAGEFFENGVSFRVEEYKRPTFEVKFDSIDAIYKPGDTISITGQALSFSGAPISNSRLIYEVQRQKQNYSRWYQHYSDPVPVKLDTIDTGADGKFNIQFPALFNEEDLMEENLLYKFNITATVTDASGETREATTSLKLGKKNLLASLNIAEEINTGSKLQPVIEATNLNSVPVEVTGSLKIYKLQSPDRVLKARLWEAPEIQQIPEKEFIELFPEEPYASENDPKNWPKGELSYTYNFSGAGSFEPEIDLTGWYAGKYLAEVLVDNGNFTATAAKVLTLRDPQNLYSTANERFSLNILNSKYLEEGFVSIVLQTAYKDLRLEVAAFDGYKKVFDQFIEVNSRKELKIPVSGLSGREIEIQVTGVKNNSGITVTKRISLEREKTFLNIETGTFRNKIEPGAEETWSFKITNEKDAVPDAEILASMYDASLDQFATTAWNLNPGFSQEYLRFPSYNLSNVGNVQFLENRFNDTPSYSPGKRVFDRLQMFGFRFNSPNSYVYRQYLRQKTLSANNANELTGNTRGSVMDNEGMPLPGVMVIIQGSTKGTSTNFDGEFALDAQPGDILIFSSIGFTTWEHLVEKDKNIYVIMKEDSSSLDEVVVVGYGDVNEEEISISEEAMVSEDFEMALAGKVAGLSISPAAPGGAAHIRIRGASSIPDGKNPLYIVDGEIVTTADLYSADIADLKILDGAAATAIYGQAAANGAVIISTKTGMLALQNVEARKNLDETAIFFPNLSLDQEGKVNFSFTSPEALTQWKLRLLAHTNTWSTGTYEGYVRTQKELSITPNAPRFLREGDSITFKARISNLSGAPLNGTAMLQLYNAVTMQPVDLELKNRNNIQPFHLAASGNTAVSFDLVIPKDVPAVTYRIIAKAGNFSDGEENTLPVLSNRMLVRESLPLFVRAGETKTYEFKNLSENTSETLQNQAFSLEYTSNPAWIALQSLPYLMEFAYECSEQTFARLYANSLAAKIMNRKPQIKEVFESWEADSSLVSNLEKNKELKNLLLAETPWVRDAQSETVQKQQLANLFELKKLESEQKELMIKLERMQNSSGAFPWFSGGRDNYFITRHIIAGLGHLKKLDVPISDSKIVARAIVFLDAELIKAERENYDRKNQDYFYKSSAALHHLYARSFYMKEIPLSPEVQAIEKKILKAQKEDWLQKSIYNKALLSLVLSRYDEKNEANKIVQALKESAVNSEEYGMYWKENERGWFWHNAPIETQALIIEAFAEFPEEKTAIEEMKIWLLQNKRTNHWPTTKATTEATYALLMQGDDWLQSGNEVILSLGSKPIPIEKLEAIKTEAGTGYQKLKWTGEEMDESFSKITVENNNTTAGYGGAYWQYFEDLDKIKVHTASPLNVEKELYLNVNNQSGKSLNRIDTNTPVKIGDLVTVRLVVRTTADMEYIHLKDMRASGFEPTNVLSEYKYQDGTAYYESTKDAATHFFFDLLRKGTYVLEYTVRANNAGNFSNGITSIGSLYAPEFSGHTKGIRVNIEGQK